The following are encoded together in the Daucus carota subsp. sativus chromosome 5, DH1 v3.0, whole genome shotgun sequence genome:
- the LOC108222795 gene encoding actin cytoskeleton-regulatory complex protein PAN1: protein MAGGPNMEQFELYFRRADMDQDGRITGPEAVAFFQATNLPKQVLAQIWTHADQNKTGFLGRSEFYNALKLVTVAQSKRDLTPDIVKAALYGPASAKIPAPQINLAVLPMPHPNMRAGTPSQQFAGTAPVTYQNTGTRGSQGFPPQQNQGFLPQQSQGFPPQQNPGFPPQQNQGMRPPRPLPPDNVQSQQGVTTQQWPGGGTMAMSSNLQSSSISTDWLRGGTGGPPAAVTSQVPSSGSNAFSMQGGLGPATSGSVASPLPGVQATTTSLPPSSTKLSDSAPTANEVGAKDLKTITNLGNGFASDPVFGDVFSAASVQVRPNSPVPASSANSLPVSSAIVPASTGPQTTARPSLTGPLQSAPAQVLTGSQNQHLQSSMKVNQQVSVQTANAYTVGGRSSASGQPNVQWPKMTQAAVQKYSKVFVEVDTDRDGKITGEQARNLFLSWRLPREILKQVWDLSDQDNDSMLSLREFCIALYLMERYREGRPLPPVLPNNIILEDTQFPATGQSAAGYGNASLRHNPGMQQIQEMPGPRPVAPAVGGRPPRPVPVPALQPDEENVQRIRQKKKLPELEKHLVDQLSTEEQNSLNSKFKELTEADTKVTELEKEIMESREKIEFYRTKMQELILYKSRCDSRLNEITERVSADRREVEVLAKKYEEKYKQSGDVASKLSIEEATFRDIQEKKMELYRAIVKMDQEGGADKIQVHADRIQSDLEEQVKTLNERCKTYGLRAKPTSLVELPFGWQPGVQEGAADWNEEWDHFEDEGFEFVKELTLDVKNVIAPPKSKAPLVRKETSQANERIPEPSSNISEKSENLHDGEMNPDHESEHTHKEDNLARSPLHSPSNKNAVKSPSKDFQDSPSKKGFNSDGSPHATDMQSEQGGAEPVLSEDRRFDEPAWGSFDTHYDTDAGWDFNIDAAKDSDIERHSEASLFGPDSWGLNPIRTESNDVDNVFQQKSTYGFADSVPGTPMSIYGATPHTDNLFEKKSPFAFTDSVPSTPMSSYGNSLYSDNMFQKNSTFGFADSVPSTPMYNSVNTPRRFDEGSEDHSFDLSRFDSFNEGGIFPSREFSRFDSMSSTRDSDNDHGSYAPRESFARFDSFRSTADSEYNPVFPAHDSFTRFDSIRSTRDSEYNQGFPSFDDTDPFGSSDPFKISVGSETPRRETDSWKAF, encoded by the exons ATGGCAGGGGGTCCTAATATGGAGCAATTCGAATTGTATTTTAGGAGAGCGGATATGGATCAGGACGGTCGGATCACTGGACCCGAAGCTGTTGCTTTCTTTCAAGCCACTAATCTTCCCAAACAAGTCCTTGCTcag ATATGGACACATGCTGATCAAAATAAAACCGGTTTCCTTGGCCGATCAGAGTTTTATAATGCTCTTAAACTTGTGACTGTGGCTCAAAGTAAGAGAGATCTAACCCCGGACATAGTGAAAGCAGCATTATATGGGCCTGCTTCAGCTAAGATTCCTGCACCGCAAATAAATCTTGCTGTTCTGCCGATGCCTCACCCAAATATGAGGGCTGGCACCCCCTCCCAGCAGTTTGCTGGAACTGCCCCAGTGACGTATCAAAATACTGGCACTAGAGGTTCACAGGGTTTTCCACCTCAACAAAACCAGGGGTTTTTACCTCAGCAAAGCCAGGGTTTTCCGCCTCAGCAAAACCCTGGTTTTCCACCTCAGCAAAACCAGGGTATGAGACCACCGCGTCCCCTGCCGCCTGACAATGTACAATCACAGCAGGGTGTTACAACTCAACAATGGCCTGGTGGAGGTACTATGGCAATGTCATCTAATCTACAAAGTTCAAGTATTTCCACTGACTGGCTGAGAGGAGGAACAGGTGGCCCACCTGCTGCAGTAACTTCTCAAGTTCCTTCAAGTGGAAGTAATGCTTTCTCAATGCAAGGGGGACTTGGACCGGCAACATCAGGATCAGTAGCATCACCACTGCCTGGAGTGCAGGCAACTACTACTTCGTTGCCGCCTTCTTCCACTAAACTGAGTGATTCAGCCCCAACTGCTAATGAGGTGGGAGCTAAGGATTTGAAGACAATAACAAATTTAGGAAACGGCTTTGCATCAGACCCGGTGTTTGGAGATGTGTTCTCTGCAGCCTCAGTTCAAGTAAGACCAAATTCTCCAGTTCCTGCTTCTTCAGCAAACAGTTTACCAGTCTCATCCGCCATTGTTCCTGCCTCTACTGGACCCCAAACTACAGCCAGGCCAAGTCTAACCGGGCCTCTGCAAAGTGCACCTGCTCAGGTTCTGACCGGAAGTCAGAATCAGCATCTTCAGTCTTCTATGAAAGTTAATCAGCAAGTTTCTGTGCAAACAGCCAATGCATACACTGTGGGTGGTAGAAGTTCTGCTTCCGGCCAACCTAATGTACAATGGCCGAAAATGACCCAGGCAGCTGTTCAGAAGTACAGCAAAGTGTTTGTGGAAGTAGACACTGATAGAGATGGAAAAATCACCGGAGAACAGGCACGCAACCTGTTCTTAAGTTGGAGGTTGCCAAGAG AGATCTTAAAGCAGGTCTGGGACTTGTCTGATCAAGATAATGACAGTATGCTTTCTTTGAGGGAATTTTGTATTGCCCTCTATCTTATGGAGCGGTATAGGGAAGGCCGCCCTCTTCCACCAGTGCTCCCAAATAACATTATTCTTGAAGATACACAGTTTCCGGCTACAGGTCAATCTGCTGCTGGATATGGAAATGCATCTTTGCGACATAATCCTG GTATGCAACAAATCCAAGAGATGCCTGGTCCACGTCCAGTTGCCCCTGCAGTTGGAGGTAGGCCTCCTAGACCAGTTCCTGTTCCAGCCTTGCAGCCTGATGAAGAGAATGTGCAGCGCATTCGGCAAAAGAAAAAACTTCCCGAACTTGAAAAGCATCTAGTGGACCAACTTAGTACAGAAGAGCAAAATTCGCTGAATTCGAAATTCAAAGAGTTAACTGAGGCAGATACAAAG GTAACTGAGCTGGAAAAAGAAATAATGGAATCAagagagaaaattgagttttatcGTACCAAGATGCAGGAACTG ATATTATACAAAAGTAGATGTGACAGCCGACTTAATGAGATCACTGAAAGGGTCTCCGCTGACAGACGGGAG GTTGAGGTATTAGCAAAGAAGTACGAGGAGAAGTACAAGCAATCTGGAGATGTAGCCTCTAAATTGTCTATTGAGGAGGCCACATTTCGAGATATACAG GAGAAAAAAATGGAGCTTTATAGGGCAATCGTTAAGATGGATCAGGAGGGTGGTGCTGATAAGATTCAG GTTCATGCCGATCGTATTCAGTCGGATCTTGAAGAGCAAGTGAAAACCTTGAATGAGCGCTGCAAGACTTATGGATTGCGGGCCAAACCAACTTCTTTGGTTGAGCTTCCTTTTG GTTGGCAACCTGGTGTCCAAGAAGGAGCTGCTGACTGGAATGAAGAGTGGGATCATTTTGAAGATGAAG GTTTTGAGTTTGTCAAAGAGCTCACTCTCGATGTGAAAAATGTGATAGCCCCTCCGAAATCCAAAGCTCCATTGGTTCGAAAAGAAACATCTCAGGCAAATGAGAGGATACCCGAACCATCCTCTAATATTAGTGAAAAATCAGAAAATCTACACGATGGAGAAATGAACCCCGACCATGAATCTGAACATACCCACAAAGAAGATAACTTAGCAAGAAGTCCACTTCATAGCCCATCTAACAAGAATGCTGTCAAAAGCCCATCTAAAGACTTTCAAGATTCCCCATCTAAGAAAGGTTTTAATTCAGATGGTTCACCTCACGCTACAGATATGCAGAG TGAACAAGGGGGTGCCGAACCTGTGCTGTCCGAGGATAGAAGATTTGATGAACCAGCCTGGGGCTCATTTGACACCCACTATGATACAGATGCCGGGTGGGACTTTAATATTGACGCGGCCAAG GATTCAGATATCGAGAGACACAGTGAAGCTTCATTATTCGGTCCTGATAGCTGGGGTCTAAACCCTATAAGAACAGAGTCCAACGATGTAGATAATGTATTCCAGCAGAAGAGTACATATGGCTTTGCAGATTCTGTTCCAGGCACCCCTATGTCCATTTATGGGGCCACACCCCACACAGATAACTTGTTTGAGAAGAAGAGCCCATTTGCCTTCACGGATTCTGTTCCAAGTACCCCCATGTCAAGTTATGGTAACTCACTTTACTCAGATAATATGTTCCAAAAGAACAGCACATTTGGGTTTGCAGATTCCGTTCCAAGCACTCCGATGTATAATTCTGTGAACACCCCTAGAAGATTCGACGAGGGTTCAGAAGATCATTCTTTTGACCTCTCAAGATTTGATTCCTTTAACGAAGGTGGTATCTTTCCATCACGGGAGTTTTCAAGGTTTGATTCAATGAGCAGCACTAGAGATTCTGATAATGACCATGGTTCATATGCACCACGCGAGTCCTTCGCAAGATTCGACTCCTTCCGAAGTACTGCAGATAGTGAGTACAATCCTGTCTTTCCAGCTCATGATTCATTTACGAGGTTTGATTCCATACGCAGTACTAGAGACAGTGAATATAATCAGGGTTTCCCATCATTTGATGACACAGATCCATTTGGATCAAGCGACCCATTTAAGATATCAGTTGGGAGTGAAACTCCAAGGAGAGAAACTGATAGTTGGAAAGCTTTTTAG